Proteins encoded in a region of the Suncus etruscus isolate mSunEtr1 chromosome 1, mSunEtr1.pri.cur, whole genome shotgun sequence genome:
- the LOC126021489 gene encoding olfactory receptor 3A2-like produces MDSTSGINRTAVTEFILLGLVKTEKLQYLLFSIFFFAYLVTVGGNLSILAAVVRDPKLHTPMYFFLGNLSVLDVGCITVTVPAMLVHLLSHRPTIPYVSCLSQLFFFHLLAGMDCFLLTAMAYDRFLAICQPLTYSTRMSKTIQIILVAVSWACAFSNALTHTIALSTLDFCGPNKVNHFYCDLPQLFQLSCSSTQLNELILFGLGFLMAGIPVLLIIISYIHVAAAVLRIRSVEGRKKAFSTCGSHLTVVCLFYGTGIFNYMRLGSEEASDKDKGVGIFNTVINPMLNPFIYSLRNPDVQGALWRVLVGRQSQT; encoded by the coding sequence ATGGATTCTACCAGTGGAATCAACAGGACAGCTGTTACTGAGTTCATTTTACTGGGCCTGGTGAAAACAGAAAAGCTGCAATATCTGCTCTTTTCAATCTTCTTCTTTGCCTACCTGGTCACAGTGGGAGGCAACCTCAGCATCCTGGCAGCAGTTGTGCGAGATCCCAAACTCCATACCCCCATGTATTTCTTTTTGGGAAATCTGTCTGTGCTGGATGTTGGATGTATAACAGTCACAGTTCCTGCAATGTTGGTTCATCTCCTGTCTCACAGGCCTACAATTCCTTATGTATCTTGCCTCTCACAACTATTCTTCTTTCACCTCCTGGCTGGGATGGACTGCTTCTTGTTGACAGCCATGGCCTATGACCGATTCCTGGCCATTTGCCAGCCCCTCACTTATAGCACACGCATGAGCAAGACAATCCAGATAATACTGGTGGCTGTGTCCTGGGCATGTGCCTTCTCCAATGCTCTGACTCACACAATTGCTCTAAGTACCCTGGACTTCTGTGGTCCCAACAAGGTTAATCATTTCTATTGTGACCTCCCACAGCTCTTCCAGCTTTCATGTTCCAGTACTCAACTTAATGAGCTGATTCTTTTTGGTCTGGGTTTTCTAATGGCAGGTATTCCTGTGTTGCTCATCATTATATCCTACATTCACGTTGCAGCTGCAGTTCTACGAATTCGCTCAGTGGAGGGCAGGAAAAAGGCCTTTTCTACATGTGGCTCTCACCTCACTGTAGTTTGCCTCTTCTACGGGACTGGTATATTCAACTACATGCGTCTCGGGTCTGAGGAGGCCTCTGACAAGGATAAAGGGGTCGGAATTTTCAATACCGTTATTAATCCCATGTTAAACCCTTTTATCTATAGTCTTAGAAATCCTGATGTTCAGGGGGCTTTGTGGCGGGTTCTTGTAGGAAGGCAGTCACAGACCTGA
- the LOC126021441 gene encoding olfactory receptor 1P1-like, giving the protein MARENQTNSFEFILWGLSERPEQQHILFLVFLWMYVVTVVGNLLIVLAIFTDARLHTPMYFFLASLSCADILFTSSTVPKALVNIQTQSRSISYAGCLIQLYFFLTFGDMDIFLLATMAYDRYVAICHPLHYTMIMSPRRCILLITVCWTLTNLVAMTHTFLMFRLSFCPNKIIPDFFCDLGPLMKVSCSDTQVNELVLLFLGGAVILVPFILILISYIRIVAAILRVPSAQGRRKAFSTCGSHLAVVALFFGTVIRAYLCPSSSTTNSVEEDTAAAVMYTVVTPLLNPFIYSLRNKDMKGALGRLFRGKVFFLKAQ; this is encoded by the coding sequence ATGGCAAGAGAGAACCAGACAAACAGCTTTGAATTTATCCTCTGGGGACTCTCAGAGAGACCAGAGCAGCAGCATATCCTCTTCCTGGTTTTCCTGTGGATGTATGTGGtcacagtggttggcaacctgctcATCGTCCTGGCCATTTTCACTGATGCACGTCTCCATACCCCAATGTACTTCTTCCTTGCCAGCCTATCCTGTGCAGACATTCTCTTCACCTCCAGCACAGTGCCCAAGGCCCTAGTGAACATCCAGACCCAGAGTAGATCCATCTCCTATGCAGGATGCTTGATTCAACTCTActtctttttaacttttggaGATATGGACATTTTCCTCCTGGCTACAATGGCCTATGATCGCTATGTAGCCATCTGCCATCCTCTTCATTACACAATGATTATGAGTCCTCGACGTTGCATCCTCTTGATTACTGTTTGCTGGACTCTTACCAATCTTGTGGCCATGACCCACACCTTCCTCATGTTTCGACTTTCTTTCTGCCCTAACAAAATTATTCCAGATTTCTTCTGTGATCTGGGTCCCCTAATGAAAGTGTCTTGTTCGGACACTCAGGTAAATGAGCTGGTTCTTCTCTTCTTAGGGGGTGCAGTCATATTAGTTCCCTTTATACTCATTTTGATCTCTTATATTCGCATTGTTGCAGCCATCCTCAGGGTGCCTTCTGCCCAGGGAAGGCGCAAAGCCTTCTCTACCTGTGGCTCCCACCTTGCAGTTGTTGCTCTGTTCTTTGGAACAGTAATCAGGGCTTATTTATGTCCCTCGTCCTCTACCACAAACTCAGTAGAAGAAGATACAGCAGCTGCTGTTATGTACACAGTTGTGACTCCCCTTTTAAATCCCTTCATTTATAGCCTAAGGAACAAGGACATGAAGGGAGCCTTGGGGAGACTTTTCAGAGGCAAAGTCTTCTTTTTGAAGGCTCAGTAA
- the LOC126021027 gene encoding olfactory receptor 1P1-like, whose amino-acid sequence MAGGNQSNNFNFLLWGLAEQPEQQRVLFLVFLCMYLVTVTGNLLIILAICTDTRLHMPMYFFLASLSCEDIFFTSTTVPKALVNIQTRSRSISYAGCLTQLYFFLTFGEMENFLLTTMAYDRYVAICHPLHYKMIMSPRRCVLLITVCWTLTNILAMPHTFLMFRLSFCPNKIIPDFFCDLVPLMKVSCSDTKVNELVLFYLGGAVLVIPFILILISYIHIVSAIFRLPSAQGRRKAFSTCGSHLAVVALFFGTVFRAYLFPSSSSSNSVEGDTAAAVMYTVVTPMLNPFIYSLRNKDMKGALGRLLKGKVSLLKVR is encoded by the coding sequence ATGGCAGGAGGGAACCAGAGCAACAACTTCAATTTCCTCCTCTGGGGACTCGCAGAACAGCCAGAGCAACAGCGTGTTCTCTTTCTGGTGTTCCTGTGCATGTACCTGGTCACTGTCACTGGAAACCTGCTCATCATCCTGGCTATTTGCACTGACACACGCCTCCACAtgcccatgtacttcttccttgcCAGCCTGTCCTGTGAAGATATCTTCTTCACTTCCACCACTGTGCCAAAAGCCCTGGTAAACATCCAGACACGGAGCAGGTCCATCTCCTATGCAGGATGTCTGACCCAGCTCTATTTCTTCTTGACATTTGGGGAAATGGAAAATTTTCTTCTGACAACAatggcctatgaccgctatgtggccatctgcCACCCTCTCCACTACAAAATGATCATGAGCCCTCGGCGCTGTGTACTCCTAATTACTGTCTGTTGGACTCTCACAAATATCCTTGCTATGCCCCACACCTTCCTCATGTTTCGCCTTTCCTTCTGCCCGAacaaaatcattcctgacttCTTCTGTGATCTTGTACCCCTGATGAAGGTGTCTTGCTCTGACACTAAGGTCAATGAGCTGGTACTCTTCTACTTGGGGGGAGCAGTCCTTGTCATCCCTTTTATACTCATCCTTATCTCTTACATCCATATCGTTTCAGCCATTTTCAGACTGCCCTCTGCCCAAGGGAGGCGCAAAGCCTTCTCTACCTGTGGGTCCCACCTCGCTGTTGTTGCTCTGTTTTTTGGgacggtgttcagggcttatctgttcccctcatcttcttcctccaaCTCTGTAGAAGGGGATACAGCAGCTGCTGTCATGTACACAGTGGTGACACCCATGCTAAACCCTTTCATTTACAGCCTGAGAAACAAGGACATGAAGGGAGCCCTAGGGAGACTTCTCAAGGGAAAAGTTTCATTATTAAAGGTCAGGTAG